A genomic window from Ischnura elegans chromosome 10, ioIscEleg1.1, whole genome shotgun sequence includes:
- the LOC124166902 gene encoding seipin: MAGFLGRIIDYYISRLVDRAVGVKNVFFNGGMVVVIGMISIWMSIFLYVAFYYAYMPAVLHVRPVHLQFKPCEEEKGICSFPSAHIQLTKKQQLLMIGQPYKMYLHMEMPESPANQKLGMFMVCAHLEDKGGTLVNNACRAAMIHYRSHLLHTLYTLIFFPFLVFGSAEEKQTVVVELYSGFEEDPVHPVTDIYVEVQSRHIEIYSAELRVTAHLTGLRHLMFHWPTFSAGVGVVSILFFLAVLIALSWCHHTLKSDFVSNVTGKAYGQEKDWVSGDEESEDDDDDDETKDSQKLDTAFTGEIDDDVLEGESSEHGQKATRKKDSSLEESVETLK; the protein is encoded by the exons ATGGCTGGGTTTTTAGGTCGCATAATAGACTACTATATATCACGTTTAGTTGATCGGGCAGTTGGagttaaaaatgtcttttttaatgGAGGGATGGTGGTTGTCATTGGCATGATATCGATATGGATGTCAATATTTTTATACGTAGCATTTTATTATGCGTACATGCCTGCCGTCCTTCATGTGCGTCCCGTCCACTTGCAGTTCAA GCCCTGTGAAGAGGAAAAGGGAATTTGTAGCTTCCCATCAGCTCACATTCAATTGACTAAGAAGCAGCAATTACTTATGATTGGACAACCGTACAAGATGTATCTGCACATGGAGATGCCTGAATCGCCGGCAAATCAGAAATTAG GTATGTTCATGGTGTGTGCTCATCTGGAGGACAAAGGAGGGACGTTAGTAAACAACGCATGTCGTGCAGCAATGATACACTACCGATCTCATCTGCTACATACCTTGTATACCTTGATATTTTTCCCTTTCCTGGTGTTTGGTTCGGCAGAAGAAAAGCAAACTGTTGTAGTAGAACTTTATTCGGGGTTTGAAGAGGATCCT GTCCATCCTGTAACAGATATATATGTGGAAGTTCAGTCACGtcacattgaaatttattcaGCAGAGTTGAGAGTGACTGCACATCTTACTGGGCTTCGCCACCTCATGTTCCACTGGCCGACATTTTCAGCTGGGGTCGGAGTCGTATCCATCCTATTCTTCCTTGCTGTTCTAATTGCCTTGTCATGGTGCCATCACACATTGAAGTCAGACTTTGTAAGCAATGTCACTGGAAAGGCTTATGGACAAGAAAAGGATTGGGTTTCTGGTGATGAGGaatctgaagatgatgatgacgatgatgaaacTAAGGATAGTCAAAAGTTGGATACCGCATTCACTGGTGAAATAGATG ATGACGTTTTAGAAGGAGAAAGCAGTGAACATGGACAAAAGGCAACGAGAAAAAAGGATTCAAGTCTGGAAGAATCAGTGGAAACTTTAAAGTGA